The Hymenobacter oligotrophus genome segment ACGCGGCTTACCAGGAGGGCGGCGGCGTGCGCGTGTACCTCTCCGATGAAATTGCCAGCGGCATTTCGCCCACGGCCTAGAATTGCACCGCAAGCCGTATGTTTGCCTGATAAAGCATAGATAAACGGCTTACGCTTAGCATTTCTTGTACCTTTTCATGAACAAACCTGCTATCATCCTGCTCCTGCTGGCTTTGTGCCTGCCGGTTAGCTGGGCTTCGGCTCAATCCAAAAAAAGCTCTTCCAAATCGTCGGGCGGCAACGGCGGCGCGGGCTACCAAACGGCCATTGGCTTGCGCGGCGGCAACTACGCTTCGGGCCTCACCATCAAGCACTTTACGGGCGGCAAAAACGTAGCCATCGAAGGCTTAATTACCACCGAGTACTACGCCAAGGGCGTGCGCGGCACTCTGCTGTTCGAAAAGCACTTTCCGCTGAAAGAGCTGCGCGGGTTTCAGTTTTACGTGGGCGCAGGCCTGCACGCCGGCGCCTACCGCGGCCGCTACTACTACGATGTGGCCTACCGCCAGCGAAACAAAAAGTACGAGGTGTACCGCTACTATTACTACGATGACAAGGTATACCCCGTGTTCGGCGGCGACTTCCTGGCCGGCGCCGAGTACAAGTTCGACGACCTGCCCATCGTAGTCGGCGTCGATATCAAGCCGTACTTCGATATTTTCGACGGCCGCACCGCTGCTTACACCGATGGTGCCGTGAGCATACGCTTCACGTTCTAATCCAGGAGCGCAAGCTTTATAGCCTTAACGAAACGGCCGCCGGAGCAATCCGGCGGCCGTTTCGTTGCTTGCGACCTAGGTGCTTACCGCACAATAATTACGCGCCGGCCGGGCCGGGGAGCCGGCGGGTAGTAGGGCGCGCGGTAGCCGTGGCGGTACGGGGCCGGACGGTAGTAGCGCGGAGCACGCGGGGCGTAGTACGGGCGCGGAGCCGGGTAAGGCCGCACCACCACGGGCCGCGGAGCGGGGGCTACCACCACGGTGCGGGCCGGCGTAACGCAGCTGCTCAGCATGGCGCCCGCGGCAGCTACTAGCACGGCCAACGAGGTTTTCAGAAGTGTTTTCATAGCGGTCAATGGTTCGGGCTTCTTGCTGCATTAGAGTATTCGGCCGCCCCTAGGTTTAATGGGCCCGCCAAGCACCCGGCAGCCAATAACGAACAACGCCCCGCCTGCACCGGAGTGCTAGCGGGGCGTTGCCAGGGCAGCGAGTGGGGCTGCTTATTTCTTGCTGCGGTTGGCGTACTCGGCGTTCAGGCGGCCCAGTATTTCCTTCGTAATGTCGAGGCCGGGGCGGGCGTAGGCAATGGTGCCACCGCCGGCTACCAGTATCAGGTCGTAGTCGTTTTCCTTGCCGTAGGCTTCGAGCAGTTTGTTCACGCGGGTGAGCACCTGCTCGGTCATCTTGGCTTCTTCTTGCTGGGCCTGCTGCTGCAGCTGCTGCTGTTTGGCGGCTACTTGCTGCTCTTGGGCTTGCAGGCGCTGCACGGTAGCGGCGCGTTGCTCGTCGGTGAGGCCGGCAGCGGTTTTTTCGTAGGCTTGGGCGGCGGCTTGCAGGCCGCGCACGTTTTGCTCGTGCTGACGCTCCCAGCCGGCTATTTTCCGCTCAAACGCCTTGCGTGCATCCTGCAGGCCTTTGTACTGATCGAGGAGCTTGCTCGACTCCACGTAGGCGACTTTGCGCAGGTTGTCTTCGGGCAGGGCCGGCGCTGCTTTGGCCGTATCGAGGGCGACAACCTTCGTTTCTTTGGCGGGCGCGGTGGCCGCGGCAACGGGCGCCGGGGCAGCGGGCTTTTGGGCGAAGTGGAGGTAAAACAACACGCCCACGGCTATCAGCAGGATAGCGTTCAGCGCCAGTTGAAGCGAATTCTTCATGCGTTGGAAAATCGAAAAATCAACCGGCTACGGCCACCGGCTCCCGGCAAAGAAACGCAGAAACCCGCAGGTTTTGACATAGGCCGAGAAATCAGCCAACGGCCTGCCTTGCCCCACCACGCCGCCCTAGGTGCCCCGCACGCAACTGGCTGCATTTGTGGCTGGGGTTGCCGCAGGTACCGCGGGGCTGGGGTTGGCTGGCTACCCTCGCTCCGGCACGCCAATGTGCAGCAGCGCGTCGCCTTGGTTTACCACGGGCATGTGGTTGAGGCCGATAATATAGCCGCTTACCGGCGCCACCAGCCGCACGGCCATTTCGCCGTAGGGGTCGGCCACAATGCCGTACTCCTGCCCTTTCTCCACGTACTGGCCGGTTTGCAGGTGCGTCCGGAAGAGGCCCGCAAACTTGGCCCGCAGCCAGGTATGCTTGCGGCACACCACCGGGGCCTGCGTGGGCTCGGGCGCTTCGGCCAGCATGCCTAGGTGCTTGAGAAAGCGGAAGGTGCCGGCAGTAGCTATTTCGATGCCGTACTCATCGAGCCGCAACGACTCGCCGGTTTCGTACACGATAATGCGGCGGCCTTGCCGCATGGCCGCCTCGCGCAACGAGCCGGGGCGCAAATCGGCGTGCAGGGTAAAGGGCGCGGCAAAAGCGGTAGCCAGGGCATCGGTTTCGGCGTCTTCGCCCAGCAGGCAACGCACCTGCGGGTGGTTGGAGCGCGCCGCGCCGCCCGTGTGGTAATCGATGCCGTAATCAACCAAGGGCATGATTTCGCGCATGAAGCGGTGCGCCACCCGGCTAGCCACCGAGCCCCTGGGTGAGCCGGGGAACGAACGGTTCACGTCCTTGCCATCGGGCACCTCGCGCGAAAAGTTGAGGAAGCCGTAGATGTTGAGGATGGGAATGGCGATGATGGTGCCGCGCAACGGGCGCTGCAGTTGCCCCCGCCGAATCATGCGCCGAATGGTTTCGATGCCGTTTACCTCGTCGCCGTGCATGCCGGCCATCAGCAGCACCGTGGGCCCGGGCTCCACGGCCCGAAACACGTGCACTGGCACATCGATAACCGAGCCCGAGGGCAGCTTGGAAATTACCAGCCGCGTGAGCAACTGCTCGCCCGGGCCGATGATGTGGTTGTTGAGCAGGATATCGGGGTTGCGGGCGGGCGTACTCAAGAGCGCGAATAAAAGGAAACGAAGCGGTGGCTCGGCAGCTACCAGCAACCACCGGGCCACACCGCTCCTAATTACCCATTATTTGCCGATTTAGCGCCCTGCCTCCTACGGCCTGCGCTCGGGTCTGGCACCTAGGGCCGCGCGTTGCCGGCGCGTTTAAGCCGACAAGAAGGCCGTCGGCTCGGCGGTGTACGTGAGCGTGAGGCGGTGCATGGCGCGGGTGCAGGCCACGTACAGCATGCTTTTATCTACCTCGGTGCGGTAGTTGCGCGCCGAGGCAAAGGGCACAATCACCTCGTCGAACTCGAGCCCCTTGGCCAAATGAGCAGTGGTAACGATGACGCCTTCCTTGAAAGCCGTTGACTCCTCGGTAAGCAAATACACGCCGGGGCCCTGCAGCGCCTCGTGCACCTGCGCTGCCTGCCGCTGGGTTTTGCAAATGATACCTAGGGAATGGTTACCGGAGCTGCGGAAGGCTGCCACCAGTTCCTGCACGGCCTGCAGCTCCTCGGCCGGGCTGGCGTAGCGAACCACGGCGGGCTCCGGACCGTGGCGCTCCAGCGGCATGATGTGCGGGTTGGGGCTGATGCGCTGCGCGAAGGCGGTAATTTCCAGCGTGGAGCGGTAGCTGCGGTTCAGCCGCACCACGTCGGCCTGCGGAAACACGCGCTCGATGGTTTCGGCCGAGGAGGCGCTGTACGGGTTCACCGTTTGGCTGACGTCGCCCAGAATGGTTTTGCGGCAGTGGAACAGGCGCGACAGCACGGCGTATTGCACCGGGGTGTAGTCCTGCATTTCGTCAACGAGCAAGTGCTTTACGTGGTCGTAGCCGGCGAGGCCCTCCATGCGAATGCGCAGGTAAATCAGGGCAAACACGTCGGCGTACTCCAGGGGCCGCTGCGGGTCGAGCTTGAGCAGATCGGGCCGGCCAACCCAGCGGTAAAAGTCGCGGTAAAATTCCAGCACATTCGCGTACCGGAACATGCGCGGTATGCCCTCCCCGATGGTGGCTTTTTCGCCGCCCGTGAGCTTGCGGTCCACTTTGTCGCGTACGTACGCACGCACGTCGTTGGCCACCTGCCCAAAGCGCCGGAGCAGCGGCACGCGGTGGTAGGCCTTAAACTTTTGCTGAATAAACGCCCCCGGCACCACGGTGCGGCCCACGCGCAGGTCGGCCACGCTGAAGTAGTTGTTCTCGACGTGCAGCAGGTACTGGTTTAGCTGGCTCAAAAACTCCGCCGACGACTTAAACCGAATCCGCTCGATGAAGGCCGCATCGTGCCGCTCGAGCAAGGCTGCTACCTGCTCGAAAAACGTCTGGAACCGGAACTGCCCCTGGAGCAGATCGGCGGCCAGCTCCTCCATGCCCAGCTCCGGAATGTGCTCCTCGCCCAGCTCGGGCAGCACGTTGCTGATGTAGTCGGCGAATACCTTGTTGGGCGAGATGATGAGGATGTCCTTGGCCGCAATGGTGTCGCGGAAGCGGTAGAGCAAAAAGGCAATGCGGTGTAAGGCAATGGAGGTTTTGCCCGAGCCGGCCACCCCCTGAATGACCATCACCGTCGCGTCCTCGTTGCGGATAACCGCGTTCTGGTCGCGCTGAATCGTGGCGACGATGTTCTTCATCTTGTCGTCCGACGACTTGGCCAGCTCGCGCTGCAGCACGTCGTCGTGGATGTTCACGTCGCTGTCGAGCATGAACTCCATGCGCCCGTCGCGGATGCGGTACTGCCGCTTCAGGGCAATGCGCCCGGGCACGGGGCCCGTTGGACTGTCGTACGACGCCTCGCCCAGCTCAAAATCGTAGAACAGCGAAGAAATGGGCGCCCGCCAATCGTAAATCCGGTTTTGGTGCGTCCGCTCATCCAAAAACGAATGCACCCCGATGTACACCGGCGTGCTCACCTGGTTCGGTGTCACAAAATCGAGGCGGCCGAAGTACGGCGACTGCACCAGCTTAAGCAGCCGGCGGCGCCGGGCCACGGCTGCCGTGCCCGTAAAGGCCATGCGGTCGATGGATTGCCCGGCGGCCACCATGTCGGCCTCGTCGAGGCCCGATTGGTGCTCGTGCAGGTATTGCTTTTGCTGGCGCAGCTCGCCCGAAAACTGCCGCACCGCATCATCCACGCGCTTTACCGCCAGCGTCAGCTGCTCTTTAATCTCCTCGAGGTACTCGCGTTCTTCTTGTTCGGTGGCGTTAATCACTGGCGGCTTTGGCATGGTCCGAAGGGCAAAGGTCGGGGCAAATACCGGCAAACGGCAACTGCCCTTCGCAATTCGGCCTTGGCCACCTTGCTAAACTCCTGCGCCGCGCCGCTGCCTGCCTGGGCCGCGGCGCGGCGCGGTACCTAGGGCCGCTGCACCACCGGCTGTTGGGTAGCTGGCTAACCAACTGGCCAATGCCTCGCCGGTTTCAGCCGAACCCACGCGCCTTCAACCTCTACTTGCAGGCAGCAGTAAGCAAAGCCACGGCGGCAACTGCAACAGGCACTTGCGTAAACGTTACCGCGCAAGCGCCCTATTTACCAGCTGCTTACCCCCCTAGGTGATTTTGGCACCGCAGCTAATGCGCAGCCGCCAACGGCCGTCAATCCGATTGGGTATCGGGCAAGGTTTTGGCCGCCGATTTGGGGCCTACTTTCTTCTTGCTGTCTTTTTTGCGCTTGCTCAACTCCTCGGTGTACTCAATGATTTTGCCGGCAATATCGAGGCCGGTGGCTTTTTCGATGCCCTCCAGCCCCGGCGACGAGTTTACCTCCAGCACCAATGGGCCGCGCTTGCTCTGCAGCATATCCACGCCGGCAATACCTAGGCCCAAGGCTTTGGTAGCCAGCAGGGCAGCGGCTTTTTCGGCGCGCGTCAGCTTCACCAGCTTGCCCGTGCCGCCGCGGTGCAGGTTCGAGCGAAACTCGCCCTCTTTGCCCTGGCGCTTCATGGCCCCTACCACCTCGCCGTTCACCACAAATGCGCGCAGGTCGGCACCTTTGCTTTCGGCAATAAACTCCTGCACAATAATGCGGGCCTTGAGGTTGTGGAAGGCCTCAATAACCGACTGCGCTGCTTTTTCGGTTTCGGCCAGCACCACGCCCAGGCCCTGCGTGCCCTCGAGCAGCTTGATGATAACCGGTGCACCGCCCACCTGCTGAATCATCTCCAGCACCTCGTCGGAGTAATTGGTGAAGGCGGTTTTGGGCATGCCCACGCCGGCGCGCGCCAAAATCTGCATCGAGCGCAGCTTGTCGCGGGAGCGCACAATGGCCTGGCTTTCGATGGCGGTGCGCACTTTCATCATTTCAAACTGGCGCACTACGGCCGTGCCGTAGAAGGTGACCGAGGCCCCGATGCGCGGGATGATGGCATCGAAGCCTTCGAGTTTGCGGCCCTCGTACACAATGCTGGGCGCGCCTTTTTCGAGCACCAGGTTGCACTGCAAATGGTCAACGACTTCAACCTGATGGCCGCGCAGCTCGGCCGCTTCCACCAGGCGCTTCGTGGAGTACAGCTTGGGCTCACGCGAGAGAATCGCCAGTTTCATATGGTAAACGGGGGGTATAGCAGAGGAAGAAAACAAAGGGCCGGCCGCCGGTTACTCGGCGATGTGCAGGTGCTGGCTTTTGTACGACACGTTGCGCCTCGACACATCCACCATCAACCGGGCCCGGCGCAACAACAACCGGCCAATAAGTACGGGGTACTTCATATCGGAGCGGTCGGAAAGCGAAAATTCCGTCTCGAAATCTTCGCCGAACAAGCGAATTACGGCCCTAATTACGTAACGCTCCTGCACTTCGCCGTTGGAGGAGCGAATGTCGCGCAGCGAAAACTCCTCGAACTGAAGCGGCCGGCCGTGGAACGCGGGGTGCGCATCGTCGAGCAGCAGCACGCGCAGCAGCGGGCGCCCGTCGGGCAAGGTATCCACGTGGATGTTGGAGCAGTGGATGGCGCCCGTAAACGCGCCGGTGTCCACCTTGGCCTCTACCCCCCGCAGCTGAAACTGCGGAAAGTCGACAAGCTCGCGGCGGCCTACGATACGCT includes the following:
- a CDS encoding succinylglutamate desuccinylase/aspartoacylase family protein — translated: MSTPARNPDILLNNHIIGPGEQLLTRLVISKLPSGSVIDVPVHVFRAVEPGPTVLLMAGMHGDEVNGIETIRRMIRRGQLQRPLRGTIIAIPILNIYGFLNFSREVPDGKDVNRSFPGSPRGSVASRVAHRFMREIMPLVDYGIDYHTGGAARSNHPQVRCLLGEDAETDALATAFAAPFTLHADLRPGSLREAAMRQGRRIIVYETGESLRLDEYGIEIATAGTFRFLKHLGMLAEAPEPTQAPVVCRKHTWLRAKFAGLFRTHLQTGQYVEKGQEYGIVADPYGEMAVRLVAPVSGYIIGLNHMPVVNQGDALLHIGVPERG
- a CDS encoding ATP-dependent zinc protease family protein encodes the protein MKKAHPRRPPKRIVGRRELVDFPQFQLRGVEAKVDTGAFTGAIHCSNIHVDTLPDGRPLLRVLLLDDAHPAFHGRPLQFEEFSLRDIRSSNGEVQERYVIRAVIRLFGEDFETEFSLSDRSDMKYPVLIGRLLLRRARLMVDVSRRNVSYKSQHLHIAE
- a CDS encoding OmpH family outer membrane protein, whose product is MKNSLQLALNAILLIAVGVLFYLHFAQKPAAPAPVAAATAPAKETKVVALDTAKAAPALPEDNLRKVAYVESSKLLDQYKGLQDARKAFERKIAGWERQHEQNVRGLQAAAQAYEKTAAGLTDEQRAATVQRLQAQEQQVAAKQQQLQQQAQQEEAKMTEQVLTRVNKLLEAYGKENDYDLILVAGGGTIAYARPGLDITKEILGRLNAEYANRSKK
- a CDS encoding HelD family protein, giving the protein MPKPPVINATEQEEREYLEEIKEQLTLAVKRVDDAVRQFSGELRQQKQYLHEHQSGLDEADMVAAGQSIDRMAFTGTAAVARRRRLLKLVQSPYFGRLDFVTPNQVSTPVYIGVHSFLDERTHQNRIYDWRAPISSLFYDFELGEASYDSPTGPVPGRIALKRQYRIRDGRMEFMLDSDVNIHDDVLQRELAKSSDDKMKNIVATIQRDQNAVIRNEDATVMVIQGVAGSGKTSIALHRIAFLLYRFRDTIAAKDILIISPNKVFADYISNVLPELGEEHIPELGMEELAADLLQGQFRFQTFFEQVAALLERHDAAFIERIRFKSSAEFLSQLNQYLLHVENNYFSVADLRVGRTVVPGAFIQQKFKAYHRVPLLRRFGQVANDVRAYVRDKVDRKLTGGEKATIGEGIPRMFRYANVLEFYRDFYRWVGRPDLLKLDPQRPLEYADVFALIYLRIRMEGLAGYDHVKHLLVDEMQDYTPVQYAVLSRLFHCRKTILGDVSQTVNPYSASSAETIERVFPQADVVRLNRSYRSTLEITAFAQRISPNPHIMPLERHGPEPAVVRYASPAEELQAVQELVAAFRSSGNHSLGIICKTQRQAAQVHEALQGPGVYLLTEESTAFKEGVIVTTAHLAKGLEFDEVIVPFASARNYRTEVDKSMLYVACTRAMHRLTLTYTAEPTAFLSA
- the rimK gene encoding 30S ribosomal protein S6--L-glutamate ligase; translated protein: MKLAILSREPKLYSTKRLVEAAELRGHQVEVVDHLQCNLVLEKGAPSIVYEGRKLEGFDAIIPRIGASVTFYGTAVVRQFEMMKVRTAIESQAIVRSRDKLRSMQILARAGVGMPKTAFTNYSDEVLEMIQQVGGAPVIIKLLEGTQGLGVVLAETEKAAQSVIEAFHNLKARIIVQEFIAESKGADLRAFVVNGEVVGAMKRQGKEGEFRSNLHRGGTGKLVKLTRAEKAAALLATKALGLGIAGVDMLQSKRGPLVLEVNSSPGLEGIEKATGLDIAGKIIEYTEELSKRKKDSKKKVGPKSAAKTLPDTQSD